The genomic DNA CCACCACTGACGCGTGAGCACGTCGCCGAGGTGCTGGGTGCCAAGTCCCTGCACGTGCCGTCCTGTGTGCTGGGGGCGCTCGTCGACGTCAGCTGGCGCGCGCGTCTGCAGCCCATCGACCGCGGTTGGCTCGACCTGGCCTTCAGCGTGCCGTTGCTCGACACCACCCGTGCCCGCGAAGAATTGGGCTGGGAGCCGAAGTGGTCGTCGGTCGAGGCGCTGGGCGACGTCATCCACGGCGTCGCGCAGGAAGCGCACGCCGACAGCCCACCTCTGCGCCGTCGATCGCTGCTCGAACAGTTGCAGCGCGACCTCACCAAGGGTCTGCTGACCACCAGGCACCTTCCGTAGTGCCCCGACGAGGTCACGCACCGGTCGTCGTCATCGGCTCGGGCCCGTGCGGTCTCGCGATCGCCCGCCAACTGCTGCACGAGCAGGACGTCGAGGCCTCGATCCTGGACCGGGCCTCCGCCCCGGCGGCGACCTGGCGGGCCCGCTACGACGGGTTCCGGTTGAACACCTGCGGCTTCTGGTCGCACCTTCCCGGGCAACGCATCCCGCTGTCCCGCGGCCGCTGGCCGACGCGCGACGACATGGTCGCTTACTTCGACGACTACGCCCGCCAGCAGGGACTGCGGCCCGAGTTCGGCGTCACGGTAACTCGAGTGGACCGTCGCGACGGTGTCTGGGAGCTGACTACCGATGTCGAAACCCGAACTGCCGCAGCGGTGATCGTCGCCACGGGCAACTACCACACGCCCGACCTGCCGGCCTGGCCCGGCATGGAAGGCTTCACCGGTGACGTCGTCCACTCCGCGGACTACCGGAACGCCGAACGCTTCGCAGGCCTCGACGTCCTCGTGGTCGGCTCGGGCAACTCGGCCACCGACATTGTGCTGCAGCTCTGCGACGGCGTCGCACGACGCGTGACGATGGCAGTGCGGGCAACGCCGCACTTCGTCCCCCGGTCCGCGGCAGGCATCCCGGTCGATGCGTTCAGCCCGGCGTTCAGTCGGCTGCCGGTTCCGGTGCTCGACCGCGCGGCGGCCGTAATGCAGCGGGCCTGGTTCGGCGATCTGACCGATCGGGGGCTGCCGACACCCACGGAAGGCATCTACACCGCGCTGCTCTCCGAGGGCCGCATCCCGACAATCGGCGACCAGTTGGTGCCGCGGATCATGGACGGCCGGATCCGGGTCGTCGGCGCCGTGGAGTCGTTCGACGTGGACCGGGTCCTGCTGGCCGACGGCACGTCGGTCGAGCCGGACGTGGTGATCGCGGCCACCGGCTACCGTCGCGGTCTCGAGCCCATGGTCGGCCACCTCGGCGTGCTCGATGCCGACGGCGGGCCGGTGTCGAACGGATTGCCAAGCGCCGCACCGGGACTGTGGTTCGCCGGTTACGACGAGCCGTTGATCGGGCCGCTGAAGTCGTTCCGGCTGGGAGCCTCGCCACTGGCGGCCGACGTGGCCCGGTACGTCGCGGCGGTGTGACGACGCCGACATGGTTAGTGCCCTAACCATTAGCGTACTATCGAAGGCGTGACCACTACCACGACGGTCGAGGCCGACGCGCTCGCTCTCGAGCAGCAGGTGTGCTTTGCGCTCGCCGTCACCAACCGTGCAGTGCTGTCGGTCTACCGGCCGCTGCTCGAGCCGCTCGGGCTGACCCACCCGCAGTACCTGGTGATGCTCGCGCTGTGGGACCACCGAAAGGCATCGGCGGACGGCTCGGACCCGATGTCGGTCAAACAGATCGCGACGGCATTGCAGCTGGATTCGGCGACGCTGTCACCGATGCTCAAGCGCCTCGAAGCGTTGGGCTTCATCACCCGGACCCGCAGCGCCGTCGACGAGCGGACCACGCGCGTGGAGTTGACCGAGGCCGGCGTCGAGTTGCGCGAGCAGGCGCTGGAGATCCCGCCCGCCGTGGTGGAGCGACTCGGCGTCGACCTGTCCGAACTGCACGAGCTGCGCCGTGCGCTCACCCGCGTCAACTCGGCCGCGCTCGCGGCGGGTGCGCTGGAACGCTGATTACCCCCCGACCCTCAGGAGTGAAGATGTCCGCCGACACGGCGTCCGCCGACAAGCCCAACCTCTGGCAGTACCTCACGTACTGCTACGGCCGCCGGCTACCCGCCTCGATGAACCGTTGGGTTGCCGAGGATCTCGCCGGCGACGGTGCGGTGCGCAGGCACGTCATCCGAATGGCGATCCCACCGCTGCTCGTGCTCGGTCCGCTGTGGTTGATCCCCGCCTCGTTCTACGTGCACCTCGAGATGACGGCGCCGATCTACATCTGGGCGGTGCTCATGGCCGTAGCTCTCAACAAGGTGTGGCGTCGCCACCGCCTCGCGACGCACGGCATGGACCCCAACCTGGTCGACGTGATCAAGCGCAAGCGCGACGCCCACATCCACGACGACTACGCCCGCCGCTTCGGACCCCGTCCCGAAGAGGCCAAGTGGCAGCAGAACAGCAGCCCCTTCTGACCCCAGGTCAGCCGACCGGGGCAGGCTCCTCGCGCCGCTCCAGCTTGTTGCCCTCGATGTCCACGTCGGGCACGTACCTCTCGAACCAGCGGGAGTGGACCCACGCCTTGCTGCCGAGCATGGCCAGCACGGCCGGGATCAGCGTCAGGCGCACGACGAACGCGTCGAGGAACACGCCGACCGCCAGCGTCAGGCCGACCGATTTGATGATCGGGTCGCCGCCTGCGAGGAACGCGATGAAGACGCCGAACATGATCAGCGCCGCCGCGGTGACGACGCGGGCGGTGAGCCCAACACCGTCGCGCACGGCCTGCTTGGCGTCGCCCGAGTCGCTGCTGTACTCCTCCTTGATGCGCGACACCACGAACACCTGGTAGTCGCTCGACAGGCCGAAGATGATGGCGAGCACGATGATCGGCAGGAAGCTGATCGTCTCGCCGGGCGTGATGCCGAGAAGTCCTGCGGCCCAGCCCCACTGGAAGACGGCGACCTGCACGCCCATGGCCGCGAAGACCGACAGCAGGAAGCCGACGATCGACGTGATCGGCACGATGGCCGTGCGGAACGCGATGGTCAGCAGGACGAACGCCAGCCCGACCACCACGACCAAGAAGATTGGCAGCGCTGCGGCCAGCTTGTCGGAGGTGTCGATGTTGGACGCGGTGGTGCCGCCCACCAGGATCGAGGCGCCGGTGTCGCCCACGATGGCGTCGCGGTCGGCGCGGATGCGCTTCACGAGGTCCGCGGTCGCGGTGTCGTTGGGCCCGGTCGACGGGATCACCTGGATGATGGCCGCACCGTTCTGCACCATCGCCGGCGCTGCGACGACGACGCCTTCCTCGCGCTTGAGGTTGTCGGCGATCGCCTGCACGGCAGCGGGATTCGGCGCGTTGGAGAGGTCGGCGACGACGAGCAGCGGGCCGTTGAACCCGGCGCCGAGGCTGTCGGCTGTCAGGTCGTAGGCCTTGCGCGAGGTATTGGTCTCGGGCTGGGAGGCGCCGCTGGGTAGGCCGAGGTGCATGCCGAGGGCCGGTAGACCCGTGACGATGAGGGCCGAGACGCCGGCGATCAGCAGCGGGACGCGGAAGCGCACGACGAAGCGTGCCCACGCGGCGCCCGCGGTGCGGCGCGGGGTGTAGGCGGCGACGAGCGCGGCTTCCTTCGGGCGCTGCGGCTGCAGGGGTGCCTTGATGAACTTCGACACCCGGTTGCCCGCGAAGCTGAGGAGGGCGGGCAGCAGGGTGAGGGCGATCAGCAGGGCGACCAGGACCGAGACCGCGGCGGCGATGCCCATGTAGGTGAGGAACGGGATGCCCACGACGGCCAGGCCGCACAGCGCGATGATCACGGTGAGCGCGGCGAAGACGACGGCGCTGCCCGCGGTGCCGACGGCGAGGCCGATCGACTCCTCACGCGGTTTCAGCAGCAGCAGGTTGTTGCGGTAGCGGTTGAGGATGAACAGCGCGTAGTCGATGCCGCAGGACAGGCCGAGCATCAGGGCGAGTGACAGTGCGGCCGATGGCATGTCGACGAATGCGGCGGCGGCGAAGATGCCCAGCGCGCCGATGCCGACGCCGATGCTGGCGGTCAGGATGGGCAGCCCGGCGGCGACGACCGCGCCGAACGTGACGAGCAGGATCAGGAACGCGACGGCGATGCCGATGATCTCGGGCAGGTGCGGGACGCTGACCTTGTAGCCGGGGAAGACGCTGCCGGAGTACTCGACCTGCACGCCTGCGGACTGGGCGGGTGCCATGGCGTCGGTCAGGCCCTTGAGCGCCTGGTCGTTCACCTCGCCGGGGGCGGCCTTCCACTGGACGGTGCCGAGGCCGACGCGGCCGTCGGGGGAGACGAGGCGGGTCTGGCTCGGCCCTGCCGCGGCGGCGATGTCGGGCTGCCTGCCGAGTCCGGCGATTGCGTTGTCGATGGGGCCTGCCAGGGCGGGGTCGGCGAGGCTACGGCCGTCGGGTGCGGCGAACGTGATCTGGGTCTGGGCGCCGCTGAAGGCGGGCAGCTTCTGCTTGAGCTGCTCGACGGCCTGCTGGGACTCGGTGCCGGGGATGCTGAAGTCGTCACTGGGTTCGCCGCGCAGACCGATGCCCGCTGCGGCGACGACGCCGAGCAGTGCCAGCCAGCTGACCAGCACCAACCACCGGCGGCGGTAGCTGAAGCGTCCGAGGGCGTAGAGATAGCGCGACATCACGAGTCCTTGGAGATGACAGTTTCAGGGCAAGTGTCTACATGCCCACTCGTCATCGATTCATTCGTGTGATGTCCGCCGCAGCAGCGCTCGCGGGGTGACTCACCAGGTGTCGACGAACCTCCTCGGCAGGTCGGGCCGGGGATGGGCTGCGGCCGCGGCTAGTGTGCTGGCGATCACGCCGCGGGTCTCTGCGGGGTCGATGACGTCGTCGATCTCGAACAGCATGGCGGCGTTGAGGGCCTTGGCGTTGTCCTGCGCCGCGGCGGTGGCTTGGGCGACGATGCGCTCGCGTTCGGCGTCGTCGGCGATGGCCTCGAGTTCCTTGCGCATGCCGAGGCGGACGGCGCCTTCCAGACCCATCGGCCCGAGGTGGGCGCCAGGCCACGCCACGGTCAGCAGGGGTTCGTGCAAGCTGCCGCCGGCCATCGCCTGCGCGCCGAGACCGTAGCCGCGACGCAGGACGACGGCGATCAACGGCACCGTCAGCGATGCACCCGCGACCAGCAGCCGTGAGCCGCGGCGGACCAGGCCCTCTGCCTCGGCGGCGGGACCGACCATGTAGCCCGGGCAGTCGATCAGCGAGATCACCGGCAACCCGAATGCCTCGCACAGCTGCAGGAAGCGCGCGGCCTTATCGGCGGCGCCCGCGGTGATCGCGCCCGCCATGACGCGGGTGTTGTTGGCGATGACACCGACCGGTCGGCCCTCGATGCGGGCGAGCGCGGTGACCATCTCGGGGGCGAAGCGCTCGCGCAGGAAGGTGACAGTGCCGGTGTCGGCGAGGGTTTCGATGATCGGGTTGACGACGTACGCGCGCCGGGCGCGTTCGGGTACGAGGGTGCGCAGCGCGGTCTGGTCGGCGGCCGGTCCGGGCGCGGTGGTGCCCTGGAAATAGCCGATCAGCGTCTTGGTGACGGCGACGGCTGCGGCCTCGTCGGGCACGACGACGTCGACGACCCCGTTGGGAGCCTGCGTCGAGATCGGACCCACGTCGTCGGGGTGGACGTCGCCGAGGCCGCCGCCGGCGATCATCGCGGGCCCGCCCATGCCGATGGTGGCGTCCTCGGTGGCCACGATCAGGTCCGAGCAGCCGGCGATGACGGCGTTGCCCGCGAAGCACCGGCCCTTCACGATTGCGATGCGCGGCACCAGGCCCGACAGCTTCGCCCACAGCGCGAATGCCCGGACGTCGAGCGAGGACACGACGGGGTGGTCGGTGTCGCCCGGCCGTCCGCCGCCGCCCTCGGCGAAGAAGACCGTGGGCAGGCGGAGTCGCTCGATCAATTCGAACAGGCGGTCCTTCTTGCGGTGCCCGAGTACGCCCTGAGTTCCTGCCAGGACGGTGTAGTCGTAGGAGAGCACGGCGCATGTACTGCGTTCGGTGCCGAAGCGGTCGCCGTTGATGCGGGCGGTGCCGGCGATCAAGCCGTCAGCGGGGGTGCGAGCGATCAGGTCGTCGACGTCGCGGCGGTTCCGCTGGGCTGCGATCGCGAACCGGCCGTACTCGACGAACGAGCCGGGGTCGACGAGGTCGTCGAGGTTCTCCCGCGCCGTTCGGCCACCCGCCGCGTGTCTGCGTTCGACCGCCTCGGGCCGGGCCTGGTCTTCGGTGAGTCGTCGGCGGCGCAGGAGATACCGGTGGTCCTCGCGGAGCGAGTCGTCCGGCTCCTGAGAGTCGTGTTCAGCCATGGTGATCGAACTGTATGCGGCGGCGGTCTTCCTCTTCGTTGAGGCGGCGGTCGTCGGCGATGCGTTGCGTGCGGTCTTGGGCGCGGGTGCGTTGGCGGCGGGGCATGGTGAGGCCCCTGTTTGTCTGTGCCCGTGCTCGTTCGGCTTGCTCGGTGGTGATCGTGACCGGTGCGGTGGGCGCGCACAGGCTGGGGAAGAGCAGCTTGCAGCCTGGTTCGGTGGCGTACGTCTGGCCGCGTGGTGAGGTCCAGATGATGGTGCCGTCTGGGAGCTGTCGATCGCGCCAGCCGGTGGGTCCGCCCCAGAAGGTTTTCAAGAGGTGGTGTCGACGGCATAGGCATTTGAGGTTCGACGCGCAGGTCGGTCCGATCGGCCACGCGATGGTGTGGTCGATGTCGGCGGTCGTGGCTGGTTCGCTGCACCCTGGGAAGCGGCAGGTGAGGTCTCGGCACCGCACGAACTCGGCGAGCCGGCGCGATGGGGTGTAGCGGGGTTCGGGTGGGCTGTCGCCGGGGTGGCGAACCTTGTGGATCTTCGCGGTGAGCGCGAAGCGCCGGGTCAGGGCCCCGGGGAGGAACGGGCCGCCGATG from Mycolicibacterium arabiense includes the following:
- a CDS encoding acyl-CoA carboxylase subunit beta, with the protein product MAEHDSQEPDDSLREDHRYLLRRRRLTEDQARPEAVERRHAAGGRTARENLDDLVDPGSFVEYGRFAIAAQRNRRDVDDLIARTPADGLIAGTARINGDRFGTERSTCAVLSYDYTVLAGTQGVLGHRKKDRLFELIERLRLPTVFFAEGGGGRPGDTDHPVVSSLDVRAFALWAKLSGLVPRIAIVKGRCFAGNAVIAGCSDLIVATEDATIGMGGPAMIAGGGLGDVHPDDVGPISTQAPNGVVDVVVPDEAAAVAVTKTLIGYFQGTTAPGPAADQTALRTLVPERARRAYVVNPIIETLADTGTVTFLRERFAPEMVTALARIEGRPVGVIANNTRVMAGAITAGAADKAARFLQLCEAFGLPVISLIDCPGYMVGPAAEAEGLVRRGSRLLVAGASLTVPLIAVVLRRGYGLGAQAMAGGSLHEPLLTVAWPGAHLGPMGLEGAVRLGMRKELEAIADDAERERIVAQATAAAQDNAKALNAAMLFEIDDVIDPAETRGVIASTLAAAAAHPRPDLPRRFVDTW
- a CDS encoding DUF5313 domain-containing protein — protein: MSADTASADKPNLWQYLTYCYGRRLPASMNRWVAEDLAGDGAVRRHVIRMAIPPLLVLGPLWLIPASFYVHLEMTAPIYIWAVLMAVALNKVWRRHRLATHGMDPNLVDVIKRKRDAHIHDDYARRFGPRPEEAKWQQNSSPF
- a CDS encoding MMPL family transporter, producing the protein MSRYLYALGRFSYRRRWLVLVSWLALLGVVAAAGIGLRGEPSDDFSIPGTESQQAVEQLKQKLPAFSGAQTQITFAAPDGRSLADPALAGPIDNAIAGLGRQPDIAAAAGPSQTRLVSPDGRVGLGTVQWKAAPGEVNDQALKGLTDAMAPAQSAGVQVEYSGSVFPGYKVSVPHLPEIIGIAVAFLILLVTFGAVVAAGLPILTASIGVGIGALGIFAAAAFVDMPSAALSLALMLGLSCGIDYALFILNRYRNNLLLLKPREESIGLAVGTAGSAVVFAALTVIIALCGLAVVGIPFLTYMGIAAAVSVLVALLIALTLLPALLSFAGNRVSKFIKAPLQPQRPKEAALVAAYTPRRTAGAAWARFVVRFRVPLLIAGVSALIVTGLPALGMHLGLPSGASQPETNTSRKAYDLTADSLGAGFNGPLLVVADLSNAPNPAAVQAIADNLKREEGVVVAAPAMVQNGAAIIQVIPSTGPNDTATADLVKRIRADRDAIVGDTGASILVGGTTASNIDTSDKLAAALPIFLVVVVGLAFVLLTIAFRTAIVPITSIVGFLLSVFAAMGVQVAVFQWGWAAGLLGITPGETISFLPIIVLAIIFGLSSDYQVFVVSRIKEEYSSDSGDAKQAVRDGVGLTARVVTAAALIMFGVFIAFLAGGDPIIKSVGLTLAVGVFLDAFVVRLTLIPAVLAMLGSKAWVHSRWFERYVPDVDIEGNKLERREEPAPVG
- a CDS encoding flavin-containing monooxygenase, with the translated sequence MPRRGHAPVVVIGSGPCGLAIARQLLHEQDVEASILDRASAPAATWRARYDGFRLNTCGFWSHLPGQRIPLSRGRWPTRDDMVAYFDDYARQQGLRPEFGVTVTRVDRRDGVWELTTDVETRTAAAVIVATGNYHTPDLPAWPGMEGFTGDVVHSADYRNAERFAGLDVLVVGSGNSATDIVLQLCDGVARRVTMAVRATPHFVPRSAAGIPVDAFSPAFSRLPVPVLDRAAAVMQRAWFGDLTDRGLPTPTEGIYTALLSEGRIPTIGDQLVPRIMDGRIRVVGAVESFDVDRVLLADGTSVEPDVVIAATGYRRGLEPMVGHLGVLDADGGPVSNGLPSAAPGLWFAGYDEPLIGPLKSFRLGASPLAADVARYVAAV
- a CDS encoding MarR family winged helix-turn-helix transcriptional regulator, whose translation is MTTTTTVEADALALEQQVCFALAVTNRAVLSVYRPLLEPLGLTHPQYLVMLALWDHRKASADGSDPMSVKQIATALQLDSATLSPMLKRLEALGFITRTRSAVDERTTRVELTEAGVELREQALEIPPAVVERLGVDLSELHELRRALTRVNSAALAAGALER